A single window of Ferrimonas balearica DSM 9799 DNA harbors:
- a CDS encoding DUF3137 domain-containing protein yields the protein MGHNKQVKENIAQLKADVESADSQETLVKVVRSVADHPGPLDYRDGPWWCLLGVLMAVTVFVMVANVLYGYMGVFDLVAGNMSYWILPLLGFFLARRLERQKRWLPLPKMLAKPKIRIGVITLLCALPALLPIWHQLFWNALFSVVAPMVHYLNVVPDPLVMVVAFGLAVSLWLWLHKRQNWRKPLSDTIILKDALLNNGLEVADSKGRMDQLLREFREFNRGNDLKELQALYKGRHEGDVHQFDYELYHYHYVERRTETYTDSNGNTKTRTRRISHYRHGLLLAFPFARSLSLAGDNRLRFKGEDYRTASNAFNRRFKVKVEDPMVAARLLSPAVVESLNALGENVKRPVLEINGSRKMVVAFDDKDLLSVECRYDLDNPIEFAEEIAGHAELGKLQALLETLHNLMRLSDNNFRASA from the coding sequence ATGGGGCACAACAAGCAGGTTAAAGAGAACATCGCCCAGCTGAAGGCCGACGTAGAGTCGGCGGACAGCCAGGAGACGCTGGTGAAGGTGGTGCGCTCGGTGGCAGACCATCCGGGGCCGCTGGATTACCGTGATGGCCCCTGGTGGTGCCTGCTCGGCGTGCTGATGGCGGTGACGGTCTTTGTGATGGTGGCGAACGTGCTGTACGGCTATATGGGGGTGTTTGACCTGGTCGCCGGCAACATGAGCTACTGGATTCTGCCGCTGCTGGGCTTTTTCCTGGCCCGCCGTCTGGAGCGTCAGAAACGCTGGCTGCCCCTGCCCAAGATGCTGGCCAAACCCAAAATCCGCATCGGGGTGATCACCCTGCTCTGCGCGCTGCCCGCCCTGCTGCCGATCTGGCACCAGCTGTTCTGGAACGCCCTGTTCAGCGTGGTGGCGCCGATGGTGCATTACCTGAATGTGGTGCCGGACCCGCTGGTGATGGTGGTGGCCTTCGGTCTCGCCGTCAGTCTCTGGCTGTGGCTCCACAAGCGCCAGAACTGGCGCAAGCCGTTGTCTGACACCATCATCCTCAAGGACGCCCTGCTCAACAACGGGCTGGAGGTGGCCGACAGCAAAGGCCGGATGGACCAGCTGCTGCGGGAGTTCCGCGAGTTCAACCGGGGCAATGACCTCAAAGAGTTGCAGGCGCTGTACAAGGGGCGTCACGAGGGCGACGTGCACCAGTTCGATTACGAGCTGTACCACTACCACTACGTTGAGCGTCGCACCGAAACCTACACCGATTCCAACGGCAACACCAAAACCCGCACCCGTCGCATCAGCCACTACCGTCATGGCCTGTTGCTGGCGTTCCCTTTTGCCCGCTCCCTGAGCCTGGCCGGTGACAACCGCCTGCGCTTCAAGGGCGAGGATTACCGCACCGCCTCCAACGCCTTTAACCGCCGCTTTAAAGTGAAAGTGGAAGACCCGATGGTGGCGGCCCGCCTGCTCTCTCCGGCGGTTGTGGAGAGCCTGAACGCGCTGGGTGAGAACGTGAAGCGTCCGGTGCTGGAGATCAACGGTTCCCGCAAGATGGTGGTGGCCTTTGATGACAAAGACCTGCTGTCGGTGGAGTGCCGGTACGACCTGGACAACCCCATCGAGTTTGCCGAAGAGATTGCCGGCCACGCCGAGCTGGGTAAGTTGCAGGCCCTGCTGGAGACGCTGCATAACCTGATGCGACTGAGCGATAACAATTTCCGGGCCAGCGCCTGA
- a CDS encoding ATP-dependent nuclease: MALSREVRRLAGKWQRGDFPKHLEWIELDGLRGWSGQRVDLSFPIVAICGENGAGKSTIIQAAASIYDSTSDEKHYASDFFPDTAWDSLEGVVIKASIKEGQNSTEVSIRKPTRRWRGNDTRRQRPVKYLDLRRIQPISARTGYGRLAKPALNEADSRDFEGGALQRFSNIIGKPYSSARQATTNLDANRNVPVVSHEGTEYSGFHQGAGEATIADLIAIDIPRYSIVLIDEIETSLHPRAQRRLIRDLAEISRDKLVQFILTTHSPYILEELPASARVYVFKNGADKSVVPGVSPEFALSKMDEEVHPEVDVYVEDDTAKILLEEILANKSLESLARCSISAFGAASVGKSLGQMVVGNRFSRPTVVILDGDQDPAPGCLILPGVDAPERMVFEDLRDKGWLDIAPLINRSHSDFVSAAVNALTLPDHHEWIKSVADRMVLGGDELWRAMSRAWIQNCAEENIAQDIIESISDHLDARMDVA, translated from the coding sequence ATGGCATTAAGTAGGGAAGTAAGGCGATTGGCAGGTAAGTGGCAAAGAGGTGACTTTCCCAAGCACTTAGAATGGATTGAACTAGATGGATTAAGAGGTTGGTCCGGACAAAGGGTCGACTTGAGTTTTCCGATTGTTGCTATTTGTGGGGAGAATGGTGCTGGTAAAAGTACGATCATTCAGGCAGCAGCTAGTATTTATGACTCAACTTCTGACGAAAAGCATTATGCTTCAGACTTCTTCCCTGACACGGCATGGGACTCACTAGAAGGGGTGGTTATTAAGGCTTCAATAAAGGAAGGTCAAAATTCAACCGAGGTGTCAATTAGAAAGCCGACAAGAAGATGGCGTGGCAATGACACAAGAAGGCAACGGCCTGTAAAATATTTAGATTTAAGGCGAATTCAACCCATTTCAGCTAGAACGGGTTACGGAAGGTTGGCTAAGCCAGCATTGAATGAGGCTGATTCGAGAGATTTTGAGGGTGGAGCCTTACAGCGATTCTCTAACATTATTGGTAAACCATATTCATCAGCGAGGCAAGCAACTACAAATTTAGATGCAAATAGGAATGTTCCTGTTGTTTCTCACGAAGGCACTGAATATTCTGGTTTTCACCAGGGAGCTGGTGAGGCAACAATTGCTGATTTAATTGCTATTGATATCCCTAGATACAGCATTGTTCTTATAGATGAGATTGAAACATCTCTTCACCCAAGAGCGCAAAGAAGACTAATCAGAGACTTGGCTGAAATATCAAGAGATAAGCTTGTTCAATTTATACTTACAACACATTCACCCTATATCCTAGAGGAACTACCTGCCTCAGCTAGAGTTTACGTGTTCAAGAATGGGGCTGATAAATCCGTAGTGCCAGGTGTTAGTCCAGAGTTCGCACTATCAAAAATGGATGAAGAAGTTCATCCAGAGGTCGATGTATATGTTGAAGATGACACTGCAAAAATTCTGTTGGAAGAAATATTGGCCAATAAATCACTAGAAAGCCTTGCTAGGTGCTCTATTTCTGCATTTGGAGCGGCCTCGGTTGGAAAGTCTCTAGGGCAAATGGTTGTAGGTAATAGATTTTCAAGACCAACCGTGGTGATCCTTGACGGCGATCAAGACCCTGCTCCAGGATGTCTGATTCTACCAGGCGTGGATGCCCCGGAACGCATGGTATTTGAAGATCTTAGGGATAAAGGATGGCTCGATATAGCCCCTTTGATCAACCGCTCCCATTCAGACTTTGTTAGTGCTGCGGTGAACGCATTAACGCTTCCGGATCACCATGAGTGGATTAAATCCGTAGCTGACCGCATGGTATTGGGAGGCGATGAACTGTGGAGAGCTATGAGCCGAGCGTGGATACAAAATTGTGCAGAAGAGAACATAGCCCAAGATATTATTGAATCAATCTCTGACCATTTAGATGCAAGAATGGACGTTGCCTAA
- a CDS encoding DUF2059 domain-containing protein, with the protein MKRILLGALLGAALAMPAYALDEDAVAAARDLLEASRAEQMLDIVTEQIKANILMADPDAGAHAEVISQFFAEHLGYHQLEADLITLYAEAFTTGELRELAHFYRSPVGQKSLDLMPELMQRSNALTMQRLQAALPKLEAELQAIKAEQQAGQ; encoded by the coding sequence ATGAAACGGATTTTGTTGGGTGCCCTGCTGGGCGCCGCCCTGGCCATGCCGGCCTACGCACTGGATGAAGATGCGGTGGCCGCCGCCCGCGACCTGCTGGAAGCCTCCCGTGCCGAGCAGATGCTGGACATAGTGACGGAACAGATCAAAGCCAACATTCTGATGGCGGATCCCGATGCAGGCGCTCACGCCGAGGTGATCAGCCAATTCTTTGCGGAGCATCTGGGTTATCACCAGTTGGAAGCGGACCTGATCACTCTCTATGCCGAAGCCTTTACCACCGGCGAACTGCGCGAACTGGCCCACTTCTATCGCAGCCCCGTCGGCCAGAAATCCCTCGACCTGATGCCGGAACTGATGCAGCGCAGCAACGCCCTCACCATGCAGCGCCTGCAAGCCGCCCTGCCCAAACTGGAAGCCGAACTGCAGGCGATTAAAGCTGAGCAGCAAGCGGGGCAGTAG
- a CDS encoding methyl-accepting chemotaxis protein, which produces MRNNQPITGQEKRYPGDAILLSTTDLKGNIKYANPDFSDIAEFEAKGLRGQPHNVVRHPDMPPAAFASMWQRIKSGKSWFGLVKNRTASGDHYWVNAYISPVVEDGEVHEYQSVRRRPTDSQIEHAEALYQQINEGKRPACLKPARLGYRGRLMMIMAVVTAATGAMAAWHPLFGTLIGMVLAISLTHFWLNPLKALAEQSRAIIEDPLAQGVFTGRNDELGQIELAMHFLSTETGGVVGRMADSASALCEKGRRLNETVLQTQDRAERQHQQTTAAAAAVEEMSASFGEVADNAERVAEALARSQGVANEGSQVLGRVTGSIESLSGEVARIATEVATIERDSLAIAKVLDVIREIADQTNLLALNAAIEAARAGESGRGFAVVADEVRNLSKRTAESTSQIEAIVAQFQSSSHSASEAMRQGQAAAQETVLLTREADQAFEALRTDVVEINRMSDAIAAAMSQQRVVTEDISSAIQTISELAQCSLKQAADAAQGGHEMSRLATKQAQLATQFWQQSVMRAI; this is translated from the coding sequence ATGCGTAACAACCAACCCATCACCGGCCAGGAGAAACGTTATCCTGGTGATGCGATTCTTCTCTCCACCACCGACCTCAAGGGCAACATCAAGTACGCCAATCCGGATTTCTCCGACATTGCCGAGTTTGAAGCCAAGGGCCTGCGCGGCCAGCCCCATAACGTGGTGCGCCATCCGGATATGCCCCCCGCCGCCTTTGCCAGCATGTGGCAGCGCATCAAGTCCGGCAAATCCTGGTTTGGCCTGGTCAAGAACCGCACCGCCTCCGGTGACCACTACTGGGTAAACGCCTACATCTCTCCGGTGGTGGAGGATGGCGAGGTCCACGAGTACCAGTCCGTCCGTCGTCGCCCCACCGACAGCCAGATTGAACACGCCGAAGCGCTGTACCAGCAGATCAACGAAGGCAAGCGTCCCGCCTGCCTGAAACCGGCCCGACTGGGTTACCGGGGTCGGCTGATGATGATCATGGCGGTCGTCACTGCCGCCACCGGCGCCATGGCCGCATGGCACCCGCTGTTCGGTACCCTGATCGGCATGGTGCTGGCCATCAGCCTGACCCACTTCTGGCTCAACCCCCTCAAAGCGCTGGCCGAACAGTCCCGCGCCATCATCGAAGACCCGCTGGCGCAGGGCGTGTTTACCGGCCGCAACGACGAGCTGGGTCAGATTGAGCTGGCGATGCACTTCCTCTCCACCGAAACCGGTGGCGTGGTGGGGCGGATGGCCGACAGCGCCTCAGCCCTGTGCGAGAAGGGCCGCCGCCTCAATGAAACCGTGCTGCAAACCCAGGACCGCGCCGAGCGCCAGCATCAGCAAACCACCGCCGCCGCAGCGGCCGTGGAGGAGATGAGCGCCAGCTTTGGCGAGGTGGCCGACAACGCCGAGCGGGTGGCCGAAGCGCTGGCCCGCAGCCAGGGCGTGGCCAACGAGGGCAGTCAGGTGCTGGGCCGGGTCACCGGCTCCATCGAATCCCTGAGCGGGGAGGTGGCGCGCATCGCCACCGAAGTGGCCACCATTGAGCGGGACAGCCTGGCCATCGCCAAGGTGCTGGACGTGATCCGCGAAATCGCCGACCAGACCAACCTGCTGGCGCTGAACGCCGCCATCGAAGCAGCCCGCGCCGGCGAGTCCGGCCGCGGCTTTGCCGTGGTGGCGGACGAAGTGCGCAACCTCTCCAAGCGCACCGCCGAATCCACCAGCCAGATTGAAGCCATCGTCGCCCAGTTCCAGAGCTCCAGCCACAGCGCCAGCGAAGCGATGCGCCAGGGTCAGGCAGCAGCACAGGAAACCGTGCTGCTGACCCGGGAAGCGGACCAGGCCTTCGAAGCCCTGCGCACCGACGTCGTCGAAATCAACCGCATGAGTGACGCCATCGCCGCGGCCATGAGCCAGCAGCGGGTGGTCACCGAAGACATCAGCAGCGCCATTCAGACCATCTCCGAACTGGCCCAGTGCAGCCTTAAGCAGGCCGCCGATGCGGCGCAGGGCGGGCACGAGATGTCCCGCCTCGCCACCAAGCAGGCGCAACTGGCCACTCAATTCTGGCAACAGAGTGTGATGCGGGCCATCTGA
- the metF gene encoding methylenetetrahydrofolate reductase: MGFHHAQQVEALNERLSSLRDIQVSFEFFPPSSAEMETTLWHSIERLAPLKPRFVSVTYGANSGVRDRTHKVIERIHNETQLQAAPHLTLVDASDEELRTLAQQYWDQGVRHIVALRGDVPQGQPNPNRYASDLVSLLRDVGDFEISVAAYPECHPEALSAQADLINLKRKVDAGATRAITQFFFDIEAYLRFRDRCAAAGIDAEIVPGILPVTNYQQLLKFADFAKIRVPNWLHHMFDGLDDDPATRKLVGANVAIEMAKVLAKEGVEEFHFYTLNRAELSYAICHALGVRPGLEG, encoded by the coding sequence ATGGGATTTCATCACGCCCAACAGGTGGAAGCGCTGAACGAGCGATTGAGCTCGCTGCGGGACATTCAGGTTTCATTCGAGTTTTTCCCGCCCTCCAGCGCCGAGATGGAAACCACCCTGTGGCACTCCATCGAGCGACTGGCGCCGCTTAAGCCGCGCTTTGTGTCGGTGACCTACGGCGCCAACTCCGGCGTGCGTGACCGCACCCACAAGGTGATTGAGCGCATCCACAACGAGACGCAGCTTCAGGCCGCGCCCCACCTGACTCTGGTGGACGCCAGCGACGAAGAGCTGCGCACCCTGGCGCAACAGTACTGGGATCAGGGCGTGCGCCATATTGTGGCGTTGCGTGGCGACGTGCCCCAGGGCCAGCCCAACCCCAACCGCTATGCGTCCGATCTGGTCTCCCTGCTGCGCGACGTGGGCGACTTTGAGATCTCCGTGGCGGCCTACCCGGAGTGCCACCCCGAAGCGCTGTCAGCGCAGGCCGACCTCATCAACCTCAAGCGCAAAGTGGACGCCGGTGCCACCCGCGCCATCACCCAGTTCTTCTTCGACATAGAAGCCTACCTGCGCTTCCGTGATCGCTGCGCGGCGGCGGGCATCGACGCCGAAATCGTCCCCGGCATCCTGCCGGTCACCAACTACCAGCAGCTGCTGAAGTTTGCCGATTTCGCCAAGATCCGCGTGCCCAACTGGCTGCACCATATGTTCGACGGGCTGGATGACGACCCCGCCACCCGCAAACTGGTGGGGGCCAACGTCGCCATTGAGATGGCCAAGGTGCTGGCCAAGGAGGGGGTGGAGGAGTTCCATTTCTACACCCTCAACCGGGCGGAGCTCTCCTACGCCATCTGCCACGCCCTCGGGGTGCGGCCGGGGCTGGAAGGCTGA